A single Desulfovibrio piger DNA region contains:
- a CDS encoding ribose-phosphate diphosphokinase, which translates to MFSDLKIVTGSSNPELAKAICDHLGCQLTPTLATTFSDGELRIEIGDNVRGDDVFVVQPTCPPLVNRNLMQLCLMLDALKRASAGRITAVIPYYGYARQDRKVSPRAPISAKMVADFISVAGAGRVVTIDMHAGQIQGFFNCPVDNLYAAPVMMEPLRQIEGDIVIVSPDAGGVERARSYAKRLNAPLAIVDKRRDKPNQAQAMHVIGDVEGKTAIIVDDIIDTAGTLCAGADVLLKYGAKKIIACASHGVLSGPAIDRINATEALDRVIVTDTIPMGEKLVQCPKLQVVSVAALLGKTIHNIHTGSSVSVLFV; encoded by the coding sequence ATGTTCAGCGATCTCAAGATTGTCACGGGTTCTTCCAATCCCGAGCTGGCCAAAGCCATTTGCGACCATCTCGGCTGTCAGCTTACTCCTACTCTGGCAACCACCTTCAGCGATGGCGAGCTGCGTATTGAAATCGGTGACAACGTACGCGGTGATGACGTGTTCGTTGTCCAGCCTACCTGTCCCCCGCTGGTCAATCGCAACCTGATGCAGCTCTGCCTCATGCTCGACGCCCTCAAGCGTGCCAGCGCCGGTCGCATCACGGCTGTGATCCCCTACTACGGTTACGCCCGCCAGGACCGCAAGGTAAGCCCCCGTGCGCCCATCAGCGCCAAGATGGTGGCTGACTTCATCAGCGTGGCCGGTGCCGGCCGCGTGGTGACCATCGACATGCATGCCGGTCAGATCCAGGGCTTCTTCAACTGCCCTGTGGACAACCTGTATGCCGCTCCTGTCATGATGGAGCCCCTGCGCCAGATCGAAGGCGACATCGTCATCGTCTCTCCCGACGCCGGCGGTGTGGAGCGCGCCCGTTCCTATGCCAAGCGCCTGAACGCCCCCCTGGCCATCGTGGACAAGCGTCGCGACAAGCCCAACCAGGCCCAGGCCATGCACGTCATCGGGGATGTGGAAGGCAAGACGGCCATCATCGTTGACGACATCATCGACACTGCCGGCACCCTGTGCGCCGGTGCCGACGTCCTGCTCAAGTACGGTGCCAAAAAAATCATCGCCTGCGCCTCCCACGGCGTGCTGTCCGGTCCTGCCATCGACCGCATCAACGCTACCGAGGCTCTGGATCGTGTCATCGTGACCGATACCATCCCGATGGGAGAAAAACTGGTGCAGTGTCCCAAACTGCAGGTGGTATCCGTGGCTGCCCTGCTGGGCAAGACCATCCACAACATCCACACGGGTTCCTCCGTCAGCGTTCTCTTTGTATAG